From Sparus aurata chromosome 9, fSpaAur1.1, whole genome shotgun sequence, a single genomic window includes:
- the desma gene encoding desmin a isoform X1, which produces MSKSYSSSAQSASSYRRTFGSGVGSTPMSSYYSSGAGGRSSSSASMSSRVYEVKSSSLPSYSSYRVSSGAGGAGYGASTAIRTYSGEKLDFNLADAMNQDFLNTRTNEKAELQHLNDRFASYIEKVRFLEQQNAALTVEIEKLRGREGPGRVAEMYEEEMRELRRQIESHSNQRARVEVERDNLADDLQKLKLRLQEEIHQKEEAENNLSAFRADVDNATLARLDLERRIESLQEEIGFLKKIHEEEIRELQSQMQESQVQIQMDMSKPDLTAALRDIRMQYEGIAAKNISEAEEWYKSKVSDLNQAVNKNNDALRQAKQESMEYRHQIQSYTCEIDSLKGTNESLLRQMRDMEDRMGREASGFQDTIARLEADIAKMKDDMARHLREYQDLLNVKMALDIEIATYRKLLEGEESRITTTAPVQSAYSSIGFRETSPESQHQRSSEVHSKKTVLIKTIETRDGEMKYSMSQGAQSVVSESTQHQQDIM; this is translated from the exons ATGAGCAAGTCATACTCCTCGTCAGCCCAGAGCGCCTCCTCGTACCGCCGCACCTTCGGCTCAGGTGTCGGGTCAACCCCAATGTCCTCCTACTATTCTTCCGGAGCCGGTGGCCGCAGCTCCTCCTCGGCCAGCATGTCTTCCCGCGTCTATGAGGTGAAGAGCAGCAGCCTCCCCTCCTATTCCAGCTACAGGGTGTCCTCCGGTGCTGGTGGAGCAGGGTACGGCGCCTCTACAGCCATACGCACCTACTCCGGAGAGAAGCTGGACTTCAACCTGGCCGACGCCATGAACCAGGACTTCCTCAACACAAGGACCAACGAGAAGGCCGAGCTGCAGCACCTCAACGACCGCTTCGCCAGCTACATCGAGAAGGTGCGCTTCCTGGAGCAGCAGAACGCGGCGCTGACGGTGGAGATTGAGAAGCTGAGGGGCCGCGAGGGACCCGGCCGCGTGGCTGAGATGTacgaggaggagatgagggagCTGAGGAGGCAGATAGAGTCCCACTCCAACCAGCGTGCccgggtggaggtggagagagacaacCTGGCTGACGACCTGCAGAAACTCAAGCTCAG ACTCCAGGAGGAGATTCACCAGAAGGAGGAGGCTGAGAACAACCTCTCTGCTTTCAGAGCC GATGTTGACAATGCCACTCTGGCCAGGCTGGACCTGGAGAGACGCATTGAGAGTCTGCAGGAGGAGATCGGCTTCCTCAAGAAGATCCACGAAGAG GAGATCCGCGAGCTGCAGAGCCAGATGCAGGAAAGTCAAGTCCAGATCCAGATGGACATGTCCAAGCCCGACCTGACTGCTGCTCTGAGGGACATCCGCATGCAGTACGAGGGCATCGCCGCCAAGAACATCTCAGAGGCTGAAGAGTGGTACAAGTCCAAG GTGTCCGATCTGAACCAGGCTGTGAACAAGAACAACGATGCACTGCGTCAGGCCAAGCAGGAGAGCATGGAGTACAGGCACCAGATCCAGTCCTACACCTGCGAGATCGACTCGCTCAAGGGCACT AACGAGTCTCTGCTGCGGCAGATGAGAGACATGGAGGACCGCATGGGCCGCGAGGCTTCCGGTTTCCAGGACACTATCGCGCGGCTGGAGGCAGACATCGCCAAGATGAAG GACGACATGGCTCGTCACCTGAGAGAGTACCAGGACCTCCTCAACGTGAAGATGGCCCTGGATATTGAGATCGCCACCTACCGCAAGCTCctggaaggagaggagagcag GATCACCACCACTGCGCCTGTGCAGTCGGCCTACTCCTCCATCGGCTTCAGAG AGACCAGTCCCGAGTCCCAGCACCAGCGCTCCTCAGAGGTCCACTCCAAGAAGACTGTTCTCATCAAAACCATCGAGACCCGCGACGGAGAG ATGAAGTATTCTATGAGCCAGGGTGCCCAGTCT gtCGTCAGCGAGTCCACACAGCACCAGCAGGACATCATGTAA
- the desma gene encoding desmin a isoform X2: MSKSYSSSAQSASSYRRTFGSGVGSTPMSSYYSSGAGGRSSSSASMSSRVYEVKSSSLPSYSSYRVSSGAGGAGYGASTAIRTYSGEKLDFNLADAMNQDFLNTRTNEKAELQHLNDRFASYIEKVRFLEQQNAALTVEIEKLRGREGPGRVAEMYEEEMRELRRQIESHSNQRARVEVERDNLADDLQKLKLRLQEEIHQKEEAENNLSAFRADVDNATLARLDLERRIESLQEEIGFLKKIHEEEIRELQSQMQESQVQIQMDMSKPDLTAALRDIRMQYEGIAAKNISEAEEWYKSKVSDLNQAVNKNNDALRQAKQESMEYRHQIQSYTCEIDSLKGTNESLLRQMRDMEDRMGREASGFQDTIARLEADIAKMKDDMARHLREYQDLLNVKMALDIEIATYRKLLEGEESRITTTAPVQSAYSSIGFRETSPESQHQRSSEVHSKKTVLIKTIETRDGEVVSESTQHQQDIM; this comes from the exons ATGAGCAAGTCATACTCCTCGTCAGCCCAGAGCGCCTCCTCGTACCGCCGCACCTTCGGCTCAGGTGTCGGGTCAACCCCAATGTCCTCCTACTATTCTTCCGGAGCCGGTGGCCGCAGCTCCTCCTCGGCCAGCATGTCTTCCCGCGTCTATGAGGTGAAGAGCAGCAGCCTCCCCTCCTATTCCAGCTACAGGGTGTCCTCCGGTGCTGGTGGAGCAGGGTACGGCGCCTCTACAGCCATACGCACCTACTCCGGAGAGAAGCTGGACTTCAACCTGGCCGACGCCATGAACCAGGACTTCCTCAACACAAGGACCAACGAGAAGGCCGAGCTGCAGCACCTCAACGACCGCTTCGCCAGCTACATCGAGAAGGTGCGCTTCCTGGAGCAGCAGAACGCGGCGCTGACGGTGGAGATTGAGAAGCTGAGGGGCCGCGAGGGACCCGGCCGCGTGGCTGAGATGTacgaggaggagatgagggagCTGAGGAGGCAGATAGAGTCCCACTCCAACCAGCGTGCccgggtggaggtggagagagacaacCTGGCTGACGACCTGCAGAAACTCAAGCTCAG ACTCCAGGAGGAGATTCACCAGAAGGAGGAGGCTGAGAACAACCTCTCTGCTTTCAGAGCC GATGTTGACAATGCCACTCTGGCCAGGCTGGACCTGGAGAGACGCATTGAGAGTCTGCAGGAGGAGATCGGCTTCCTCAAGAAGATCCACGAAGAG GAGATCCGCGAGCTGCAGAGCCAGATGCAGGAAAGTCAAGTCCAGATCCAGATGGACATGTCCAAGCCCGACCTGACTGCTGCTCTGAGGGACATCCGCATGCAGTACGAGGGCATCGCCGCCAAGAACATCTCAGAGGCTGAAGAGTGGTACAAGTCCAAG GTGTCCGATCTGAACCAGGCTGTGAACAAGAACAACGATGCACTGCGTCAGGCCAAGCAGGAGAGCATGGAGTACAGGCACCAGATCCAGTCCTACACCTGCGAGATCGACTCGCTCAAGGGCACT AACGAGTCTCTGCTGCGGCAGATGAGAGACATGGAGGACCGCATGGGCCGCGAGGCTTCCGGTTTCCAGGACACTATCGCGCGGCTGGAGGCAGACATCGCCAAGATGAAG GACGACATGGCTCGTCACCTGAGAGAGTACCAGGACCTCCTCAACGTGAAGATGGCCCTGGATATTGAGATCGCCACCTACCGCAAGCTCctggaaggagaggagagcag GATCACCACCACTGCGCCTGTGCAGTCGGCCTACTCCTCCATCGGCTTCAGAG AGACCAGTCCCGAGTCCCAGCACCAGCGCTCCTCAGAGGTCCACTCCAAGAAGACTGTTCTCATCAAAACCATCGAGACCCGCGACGGAGAG gtCGTCAGCGAGTCCACACAGCACCAGCAGGACATCATGTAA